From Plodia interpunctella isolate USDA-ARS_2022_Savannah chromosome 18, ilPloInte3.2, whole genome shotgun sequence, a single genomic window includes:
- the RIC-3 gene encoding muscle M-line assembly protein unc-89 isoform X5, whose amino-acid sequence MANEEVLGPRKTMFVLVIVVGCFAVLWPRILSPLILGHTQEQLKPNKFDREAGCCEVLFESEVAVLEIVNEVCNTIAHGDLKSPYAAAECRKFVNETCGLDIAVFLKRSENVGKTTKMLLDTMKNSNSSCLKEHFGVPVMSLSSHQAYNSWTLPDTLKQERPSIRGVGPHPALRERGRAIPPGVPTPPSRVVPMPPHVRVRSSPLSVYFELDIKPPPIPGMRPPLGSPGGPVPAPKSSMGFVMPIYTICIIVFFVYTLSKILFRRVDAPYEPVDPDPQFRRRVFRDDSRTSPDKLGDIELEALRARLAETERAMQRIVSQLAQRDAQDAQDNNARPYTNGTVLHNHGPVHIVASEYRESKDKSPEPKEKSPQPKEKEPETKEPSKEPSPETKEFTPEPREPEPTSEPESKEPTPRPVILQSEDVKTKDESPIRNTQDNSEESGSEPELEPIDVEESKNDAKAETEEFLNETKDSLVKEQQSTSDLLEEALKEDKYEALEDEEDEEDGIEVPEKSSVKVVGMETSAGVAGTAGGAWRRVAPPEPAPRPAHEAEEVKSIFLETEIPQQSRVLVADFAEDREARPKPTKRSPMLVSGKMTLSLIQDAPRDTPDRDPESTLDDFTTASALTQAAEKEEDLSDEEIEEEIEIEEIEEEVEEEEEEPQKLEKEPTQG is encoded by the exons ATGGCGAACGAGGAGGTGTTGGGTCCTCGAAAGACGATGTTCGTATTAGTGATTGTTGTGGGGTGTTTCGCGGTGTTGTGGCCCAGGATCCTGTCTCCGCTGATCTTGGGCCACACGCAGGAGCAGTTGAAGCCGAACAAGTTCGACCGGGAGGCAG GGTGCTGTGAAGTACTCTTCGAATCTGAAGTGGCCGTACTGGAAATTGTCAACGAAGTCTGCAACACGATAGCCCATGGAGACCTAAAATCACCGTATGCAGCAGCCGAATGTCGAAAATTTGTCAACGAAACTTGCGGATTGGACATAGCAGTGTTTCTGAAACGAAGCGAGAATGTTGGAAAGACAACAAAGATGTTGCTGGACACCATGAAAAATAGCAACAGTTCATGTCTGAAGGAGCATTTTGGTGTACCAGTAATGAGTTTAAGCTCCCACCAAGCGTACAATTCGTGGACTCTACCGGACa ctCTAAAACAAGAACGGCCTTCAATCCGAGGCGTGGGTCCTCACCCAGCCCTCCGCGAGAGAGGGCGTGCGATCCCTCCCGGGGTCCCGACACCCCCGTCCAGAGTCGTGCCGATGCCCCCCCATGTCAGGGTACGATCCTCCCCCCTTTCGGTCTACTTCGAGCTGGACATCAAG CCCCCTCCAATCCCGGGCATGCGGCCCCCCCTGGGCTCCCCCGGGGGCCCCGTGCCTGCCCCCAAGTCTTCCATGGGCTTCGTCATGCCAATTTACACTATATGCATTATAGTCTTCTTCGTGTACACCCTTAGTAAG ATCCTGTTCAGGCGAGTCGACGCTCCATACGAACCCGTGGACCCGGATCCTCAGTTCAGGAGGCGGGTCTTCAGGGACGATTCTAGAACTTCGCCAGATAAACTtg GAGATATCGAGCTGGAGGCGCTCAGAGCGCGGCTGGCGGAAACGGAACGCGCCATGCAAAGGATAGTCAGCCAGCTGGCGCAGCGGGACGCG cagGATGCGCAGGATAACAATGCTCGTCCGTACACCAACGGAACAGTTCTACACAATCATGGACCGGTCCATATTGTAGCCAGCGAATACAGAGAATCCAAAGATAAGTCTCCCGAGCCAAAAGAGAAATCCCCACAACCCAAAGAGAAAGAACCAGAGACTAAAGAACCCTCTAAAGAGCCAAGCCCAGAAACCAAAGAATTTACTCCGGAACCCAGGGAGCCTGAACCGACTTCTGAACCGGAAAGTAAAGAACCTACTCCCAGACCTGTTATTCTACAGTCTGAAGATGTTAAAACAAAAGACGAAAGTCCCATACGAAATACTCAAGATAATTCAGAGGAATCAGGTTCAGAACCAGAATTGGAGCCAATTGATGTAGAGGAATCTAAAAACGATGCGAAAGCTGAAACAGAAGAATTCTTGAATGAAACGAAGGACAGTTTGGTCAAAGAGCAACAATCGACTTCAGATCTTTTAGAAGAAGCTCTTAAAGAAGATAAATATGAAGCCTTAGAAGATGAAGAGGATGAGGAAGATGGAATAGAAGTACCTGAAAAATCGAGCGTAAAG GTGGTAGGGATGGAGACGAGCGCGGGTGTGGCGGGGACGGCGGGAGGCGCCTGGCGCCGCGTGGCGCCGCCGGAGCCCGCGCCGCGCCCCGCG CACGAAGCCGAGGAGGTGAAGTCCATATTCCTGGAGACGGAGATCCCGCAGCAGTCGCGGGTGCTGGTGGCGGACTTCGCCGAGGACCGCGAGGCCCGCCCCAAGCCCACCAAGCGTTCTCCT ATGTTGGTGAGCGGGAAAATGACATTATCACTGATACAGGACGCGCCGAGAGACACGCCGGACAGAGACCCAG AATCAACGTTGGATGATTTTACTACGGCCAGTGCGCTCACGCAGGCCGCCGAG AAAGAGGAAGATCTATCAGACGAGGAGATCGAAGAAGAGATAGAGATAGAGGAAATCGAGGAAGAAGTTGAGGAAGAGGAGGAAGAGCCGCAGAAATTGGAGAAGGAACCCACACAGGGGTAG
- the RIC-3 gene encoding resistance to inhibitors of cholinesterase protein 3 isoform X11 has protein sequence MANEEVLGPRKTMFVLVIVVGCFAVLWPRILSPLILGHTQEQLKPNKFDREAALKQERPSIRGVGPHPALRERGRAIPPGVPTPPSRVVPMPPHVRVRSSPLSVYFELDIKPPPIPGMRPPLGSPGGPVPAPKSSMGFVMPIYTICIIVFFVYTLSKILFRRVDAPYEPVDPDPQFRRRVFRDDSRTSPDKLGPKERDTRDIELEALRARLAETERAMQRIVSQLAQRDAQDAQDNNARPYTNGTVLHNHGPVHIVASEYRESKDKSPEPKEKSPQPKEKEPETKEPSKEPSPETKEFTPEPREPEPTSEPESKEPTPRPVILQSEDVKTKDESPIRNTQDNSEESGSEPELEPIDVEESKNDAKAETEEFLNETKDSLVKEQQSTSDLLEEALKEDKYEALEDEEDEEDGIEVPEKSSVKVVGMETSAGVAGTAGGAWRRVAPPEPAPRPAHEAEEVKSIFLETEIPQQSRVLVADFAEDREARPKPTKRSPMLVSGKMTLSLIQDAPRDTPDRDPESTLDDFTTASALTQAAEKEEDLSDEEIEEEIEIEEIEEEVEEEEEEPQKLEKEPTQG, from the exons ATGGCGAACGAGGAGGTGTTGGGTCCTCGAAAGACGATGTTCGTATTAGTGATTGTTGTGGGGTGTTTCGCGGTGTTGTGGCCCAGGATCCTGTCTCCGCTGATCTTGGGCCACACGCAGGAGCAGTTGAAGCCGAACAAGTTCGACCGGGAGGCAG ctCTAAAACAAGAACGGCCTTCAATCCGAGGCGTGGGTCCTCACCCAGCCCTCCGCGAGAGAGGGCGTGCGATCCCTCCCGGGGTCCCGACACCCCCGTCCAGAGTCGTGCCGATGCCCCCCCATGTCAGGGTACGATCCTCCCCCCTTTCGGTCTACTTCGAGCTGGACATCAAG CCCCCTCCAATCCCGGGCATGCGGCCCCCCCTGGGCTCCCCCGGGGGCCCCGTGCCTGCCCCCAAGTCTTCCATGGGCTTCGTCATGCCAATTTACACTATATGCATTATAGTCTTCTTCGTGTACACCCTTAGTAAG ATCCTGTTCAGGCGAGTCGACGCTCCATACGAACCCGTGGACCCGGATCCTCAGTTCAGGAGGCGGGTCTTCAGGGACGATTCTAGAACTTCGCCAGATAAACTtg GACCCAAAGAAAGGGACACga GAGATATCGAGCTGGAGGCGCTCAGAGCGCGGCTGGCGGAAACGGAACGCGCCATGCAAAGGATAGTCAGCCAGCTGGCGCAGCGGGACGCG cagGATGCGCAGGATAACAATGCTCGTCCGTACACCAACGGAACAGTTCTACACAATCATGGACCGGTCCATATTGTAGCCAGCGAATACAGAGAATCCAAAGATAAGTCTCCCGAGCCAAAAGAGAAATCCCCACAACCCAAAGAGAAAGAACCAGAGACTAAAGAACCCTCTAAAGAGCCAAGCCCAGAAACCAAAGAATTTACTCCGGAACCCAGGGAGCCTGAACCGACTTCTGAACCGGAAAGTAAAGAACCTACTCCCAGACCTGTTATTCTACAGTCTGAAGATGTTAAAACAAAAGACGAAAGTCCCATACGAAATACTCAAGATAATTCAGAGGAATCAGGTTCAGAACCAGAATTGGAGCCAATTGATGTAGAGGAATCTAAAAACGATGCGAAAGCTGAAACAGAAGAATTCTTGAATGAAACGAAGGACAGTTTGGTCAAAGAGCAACAATCGACTTCAGATCTTTTAGAAGAAGCTCTTAAAGAAGATAAATATGAAGCCTTAGAAGATGAAGAGGATGAGGAAGATGGAATAGAAGTACCTGAAAAATCGAGCGTAAAG GTGGTAGGGATGGAGACGAGCGCGGGTGTGGCGGGGACGGCGGGAGGCGCCTGGCGCCGCGTGGCGCCGCCGGAGCCCGCGCCGCGCCCCGCG CACGAAGCCGAGGAGGTGAAGTCCATATTCCTGGAGACGGAGATCCCGCAGCAGTCGCGGGTGCTGGTGGCGGACTTCGCCGAGGACCGCGAGGCCCGCCCCAAGCCCACCAAGCGTTCTCCT ATGTTGGTGAGCGGGAAAATGACATTATCACTGATACAGGACGCGCCGAGAGACACGCCGGACAGAGACCCAG AATCAACGTTGGATGATTTTACTACGGCCAGTGCGCTCACGCAGGCCGCCGAG AAAGAGGAAGATCTATCAGACGAGGAGATCGAAGAAGAGATAGAGATAGAGGAAATCGAGGAAGAAGTTGAGGAAGAGGAGGAAGAGCCGCAGAAATTGGAGAAGGAACCCACACAGGGGTAG
- the RIC-3 gene encoding titin isoform X2: MANEEVLGPRKTMFVLVIVVGCFAVLWPRILSPLILGHTQEQLKPNKFDREAGCCEVLFESEVAVLEIVNEVCNTIAHGDLKSPYAAAECRKFVNETCGLDIAVFLKRSENVGKTTKMLLDTMKNSNSSCLKEHFGVPVMSLSSHQAYNSWTLPDTLKQERPSIRGVGPHPALRERGRAIPPGVPTPPSRVVPMPPHVRVRSSPLSVYFELDIKPPPIPGMRPPLGSPGGPVPAPKSSMGFVMPIYTICIIVFFVYTLSKILFRRVDAPYEPVDPDPQFRRRVFRDDSRTSPDKLGPKERDTRDIELEALRARLAETERAMQRIVSQLAQRDADAQDNNARPYTNGTVLHNHGPVHIVASEYRESKDKSPEPKEKSPQPKEKEPETKEPSKEPSPETKEFTPEPREPEPTSEPESKEPTPRPVILQSEDVKTKDESPIRNTQDNSEESGSEPELEPIDVEESKNDAKAETEEFLNETKDSLVKEQQSTSDLLEEALKEDKYEALEDEEDEEDGIEVPEKSSVKVVGMETSAGVAGTAGGAWRRVAPPEPAPRPAHEAEEVKSIFLETEIPQQSRVLVADFAEDREARPKPTKRSPMLVSGKMTLSLIQDAPRDTPDRDPESTLDDFTTASALTQAAEKEEDLSDEEIEEEIEIEEIEEEVEEEEEEPQKLEKEPTQG; the protein is encoded by the exons ATGGCGAACGAGGAGGTGTTGGGTCCTCGAAAGACGATGTTCGTATTAGTGATTGTTGTGGGGTGTTTCGCGGTGTTGTGGCCCAGGATCCTGTCTCCGCTGATCTTGGGCCACACGCAGGAGCAGTTGAAGCCGAACAAGTTCGACCGGGAGGCAG GGTGCTGTGAAGTACTCTTCGAATCTGAAGTGGCCGTACTGGAAATTGTCAACGAAGTCTGCAACACGATAGCCCATGGAGACCTAAAATCACCGTATGCAGCAGCCGAATGTCGAAAATTTGTCAACGAAACTTGCGGATTGGACATAGCAGTGTTTCTGAAACGAAGCGAGAATGTTGGAAAGACAACAAAGATGTTGCTGGACACCATGAAAAATAGCAACAGTTCATGTCTGAAGGAGCATTTTGGTGTACCAGTAATGAGTTTAAGCTCCCACCAAGCGTACAATTCGTGGACTCTACCGGACa ctCTAAAACAAGAACGGCCTTCAATCCGAGGCGTGGGTCCTCACCCAGCCCTCCGCGAGAGAGGGCGTGCGATCCCTCCCGGGGTCCCGACACCCCCGTCCAGAGTCGTGCCGATGCCCCCCCATGTCAGGGTACGATCCTCCCCCCTTTCGGTCTACTTCGAGCTGGACATCAAG CCCCCTCCAATCCCGGGCATGCGGCCCCCCCTGGGCTCCCCCGGGGGCCCCGTGCCTGCCCCCAAGTCTTCCATGGGCTTCGTCATGCCAATTTACACTATATGCATTATAGTCTTCTTCGTGTACACCCTTAGTAAG ATCCTGTTCAGGCGAGTCGACGCTCCATACGAACCCGTGGACCCGGATCCTCAGTTCAGGAGGCGGGTCTTCAGGGACGATTCTAGAACTTCGCCAGATAAACTtg GACCCAAAGAAAGGGACACga GAGATATCGAGCTGGAGGCGCTCAGAGCGCGGCTGGCGGAAACGGAACGCGCCATGCAAAGGATAGTCAGCCAGCTGGCGCAGCGGGACGCG GATGCGCAGGATAACAATGCTCGTCCGTACACCAACGGAACAGTTCTACACAATCATGGACCGGTCCATATTGTAGCCAGCGAATACAGAGAATCCAAAGATAAGTCTCCCGAGCCAAAAGAGAAATCCCCACAACCCAAAGAGAAAGAACCAGAGACTAAAGAACCCTCTAAAGAGCCAAGCCCAGAAACCAAAGAATTTACTCCGGAACCCAGGGAGCCTGAACCGACTTCTGAACCGGAAAGTAAAGAACCTACTCCCAGACCTGTTATTCTACAGTCTGAAGATGTTAAAACAAAAGACGAAAGTCCCATACGAAATACTCAAGATAATTCAGAGGAATCAGGTTCAGAACCAGAATTGGAGCCAATTGATGTAGAGGAATCTAAAAACGATGCGAAAGCTGAAACAGAAGAATTCTTGAATGAAACGAAGGACAGTTTGGTCAAAGAGCAACAATCGACTTCAGATCTTTTAGAAGAAGCTCTTAAAGAAGATAAATATGAAGCCTTAGAAGATGAAGAGGATGAGGAAGATGGAATAGAAGTACCTGAAAAATCGAGCGTAAAG GTGGTAGGGATGGAGACGAGCGCGGGTGTGGCGGGGACGGCGGGAGGCGCCTGGCGCCGCGTGGCGCCGCCGGAGCCCGCGCCGCGCCCCGCG CACGAAGCCGAGGAGGTGAAGTCCATATTCCTGGAGACGGAGATCCCGCAGCAGTCGCGGGTGCTGGTGGCGGACTTCGCCGAGGACCGCGAGGCCCGCCCCAAGCCCACCAAGCGTTCTCCT ATGTTGGTGAGCGGGAAAATGACATTATCACTGATACAGGACGCGCCGAGAGACACGCCGGACAGAGACCCAG AATCAACGTTGGATGATTTTACTACGGCCAGTGCGCTCACGCAGGCCGCCGAG AAAGAGGAAGATCTATCAGACGAGGAGATCGAAGAAGAGATAGAGATAGAGGAAATCGAGGAAGAAGTTGAGGAAGAGGAGGAAGAGCCGCAGAAATTGGAGAAGGAACCCACACAGGGGTAG
- the RIC-3 gene encoding muscle M-line assembly protein unc-89 isoform X6 — protein MANEEVLGPRKTMFVLVIVVGCFAVLWPRILSPLILGHTQEQLKPNKFDREAGCCEVLFESEVAVLEIVNEVCNTIAHGDLKSPYAAAECRKFVNETCGLDIAVFLKRSENVGKTTKMLLDTMKNSNSSCLKEHFGVPVMSLSSHQAYNSWTLPDTLKQERPSIRGVGPHPALRERGRAIPPGVPTPPSRVVPMPPHVRVRSSPLSVYFELDIKPPPIPGMRPPLGSPGGPVPAPKSSMGFVMPIYTICIIVFFVYTLSKILFRRVDAPYEPVDPDPQFRRRVFRDDSRTSPDKLGDIELEALRARLAETERAMQRIVSQLAQRDADAQDNNARPYTNGTVLHNHGPVHIVASEYRESKDKSPEPKEKSPQPKEKEPETKEPSKEPSPETKEFTPEPREPEPTSEPESKEPTPRPVILQSEDVKTKDESPIRNTQDNSEESGSEPELEPIDVEESKNDAKAETEEFLNETKDSLVKEQQSTSDLLEEALKEDKYEALEDEEDEEDGIEVPEKSSVKVVGMETSAGVAGTAGGAWRRVAPPEPAPRPAHEAEEVKSIFLETEIPQQSRVLVADFAEDREARPKPTKRSPMLVSGKMTLSLIQDAPRDTPDRDPESTLDDFTTASALTQAAEKEEDLSDEEIEEEIEIEEIEEEVEEEEEEPQKLEKEPTQG, from the exons ATGGCGAACGAGGAGGTGTTGGGTCCTCGAAAGACGATGTTCGTATTAGTGATTGTTGTGGGGTGTTTCGCGGTGTTGTGGCCCAGGATCCTGTCTCCGCTGATCTTGGGCCACACGCAGGAGCAGTTGAAGCCGAACAAGTTCGACCGGGAGGCAG GGTGCTGTGAAGTACTCTTCGAATCTGAAGTGGCCGTACTGGAAATTGTCAACGAAGTCTGCAACACGATAGCCCATGGAGACCTAAAATCACCGTATGCAGCAGCCGAATGTCGAAAATTTGTCAACGAAACTTGCGGATTGGACATAGCAGTGTTTCTGAAACGAAGCGAGAATGTTGGAAAGACAACAAAGATGTTGCTGGACACCATGAAAAATAGCAACAGTTCATGTCTGAAGGAGCATTTTGGTGTACCAGTAATGAGTTTAAGCTCCCACCAAGCGTACAATTCGTGGACTCTACCGGACa ctCTAAAACAAGAACGGCCTTCAATCCGAGGCGTGGGTCCTCACCCAGCCCTCCGCGAGAGAGGGCGTGCGATCCCTCCCGGGGTCCCGACACCCCCGTCCAGAGTCGTGCCGATGCCCCCCCATGTCAGGGTACGATCCTCCCCCCTTTCGGTCTACTTCGAGCTGGACATCAAG CCCCCTCCAATCCCGGGCATGCGGCCCCCCCTGGGCTCCCCCGGGGGCCCCGTGCCTGCCCCCAAGTCTTCCATGGGCTTCGTCATGCCAATTTACACTATATGCATTATAGTCTTCTTCGTGTACACCCTTAGTAAG ATCCTGTTCAGGCGAGTCGACGCTCCATACGAACCCGTGGACCCGGATCCTCAGTTCAGGAGGCGGGTCTTCAGGGACGATTCTAGAACTTCGCCAGATAAACTtg GAGATATCGAGCTGGAGGCGCTCAGAGCGCGGCTGGCGGAAACGGAACGCGCCATGCAAAGGATAGTCAGCCAGCTGGCGCAGCGGGACGCG GATGCGCAGGATAACAATGCTCGTCCGTACACCAACGGAACAGTTCTACACAATCATGGACCGGTCCATATTGTAGCCAGCGAATACAGAGAATCCAAAGATAAGTCTCCCGAGCCAAAAGAGAAATCCCCACAACCCAAAGAGAAAGAACCAGAGACTAAAGAACCCTCTAAAGAGCCAAGCCCAGAAACCAAAGAATTTACTCCGGAACCCAGGGAGCCTGAACCGACTTCTGAACCGGAAAGTAAAGAACCTACTCCCAGACCTGTTATTCTACAGTCTGAAGATGTTAAAACAAAAGACGAAAGTCCCATACGAAATACTCAAGATAATTCAGAGGAATCAGGTTCAGAACCAGAATTGGAGCCAATTGATGTAGAGGAATCTAAAAACGATGCGAAAGCTGAAACAGAAGAATTCTTGAATGAAACGAAGGACAGTTTGGTCAAAGAGCAACAATCGACTTCAGATCTTTTAGAAGAAGCTCTTAAAGAAGATAAATATGAAGCCTTAGAAGATGAAGAGGATGAGGAAGATGGAATAGAAGTACCTGAAAAATCGAGCGTAAAG GTGGTAGGGATGGAGACGAGCGCGGGTGTGGCGGGGACGGCGGGAGGCGCCTGGCGCCGCGTGGCGCCGCCGGAGCCCGCGCCGCGCCCCGCG CACGAAGCCGAGGAGGTGAAGTCCATATTCCTGGAGACGGAGATCCCGCAGCAGTCGCGGGTGCTGGTGGCGGACTTCGCCGAGGACCGCGAGGCCCGCCCCAAGCCCACCAAGCGTTCTCCT ATGTTGGTGAGCGGGAAAATGACATTATCACTGATACAGGACGCGCCGAGAGACACGCCGGACAGAGACCCAG AATCAACGTTGGATGATTTTACTACGGCCAGTGCGCTCACGCAGGCCGCCGAG AAAGAGGAAGATCTATCAGACGAGGAGATCGAAGAAGAGATAGAGATAGAGGAAATCGAGGAAGAAGTTGAGGAAGAGGAGGAAGAGCCGCAGAAATTGGAGAAGGAACCCACACAGGGGTAG
- the RIC-3 gene encoding proteoglycan 4 isoform X9, whose translation MANEEVLGPRKTMFVLVIVVGCFAVLWPRILSPLILGHTQEQLKPNKFDREAGCCEVLFESEVAVLEIVNEVCNTIAHGDLKSPYAAAECRKFVNETCGLDIAVFLKRSENVGKTTKMLLDTMKNSNSSCLKEHFGVPVMSLSSHQAYNSWTLPDTLKQERPSIRGVGPHPALRERGRAIPPGVPTPPSRVVPMPPHVRPPPIPGMRPPLGSPGGPVPAPKSSMGFVMPIYTICIIVFFVYTLSKILFRRVDAPYEPVDPDPQFRRRVFRDDSRTSPDKLGPKERDTRDIELEALRARLAETERAMQRIVSQLAQRDAQDAQDNNARPYTNGTVLHNHGPVHIVASEYRESKDKSPEPKEKSPQPKEKEPETKEPSKEPSPETKEFTPEPREPEPTSEPESKEPTPRPVILQSEDVKTKDESPIRNTQDNSEESGSEPELEPIDVEESKNDAKAETEEFLNETKDSLVKEQQSTSDLLEEALKEDKYEALEDEEDEEDGIEVPEKSSVKVVGMETSAGVAGTAGGAWRRVAPPEPAPRPAHEAEEVKSIFLETEIPQQSRVLVADFAEDREARPKPTKRSPMLVSGKMTLSLIQDAPRDTPDRDPESTLDDFTTASALTQAAEKEEDLSDEEIEEEIEIEEIEEEVEEEEEEPQKLEKEPTQG comes from the exons ATGGCGAACGAGGAGGTGTTGGGTCCTCGAAAGACGATGTTCGTATTAGTGATTGTTGTGGGGTGTTTCGCGGTGTTGTGGCCCAGGATCCTGTCTCCGCTGATCTTGGGCCACACGCAGGAGCAGTTGAAGCCGAACAAGTTCGACCGGGAGGCAG GGTGCTGTGAAGTACTCTTCGAATCTGAAGTGGCCGTACTGGAAATTGTCAACGAAGTCTGCAACACGATAGCCCATGGAGACCTAAAATCACCGTATGCAGCAGCCGAATGTCGAAAATTTGTCAACGAAACTTGCGGATTGGACATAGCAGTGTTTCTGAAACGAAGCGAGAATGTTGGAAAGACAACAAAGATGTTGCTGGACACCATGAAAAATAGCAACAGTTCATGTCTGAAGGAGCATTTTGGTGTACCAGTAATGAGTTTAAGCTCCCACCAAGCGTACAATTCGTGGACTCTACCGGACa ctCTAAAACAAGAACGGCCTTCAATCCGAGGCGTGGGTCCTCACCCAGCCCTCCGCGAGAGAGGGCGTGCGATCCCTCCCGGGGTCCCGACACCCCCGTCCAGAGTCGTGCCGATGCCCCCCCATGTCAGG CCCCCTCCAATCCCGGGCATGCGGCCCCCCCTGGGCTCCCCCGGGGGCCCCGTGCCTGCCCCCAAGTCTTCCATGGGCTTCGTCATGCCAATTTACACTATATGCATTATAGTCTTCTTCGTGTACACCCTTAGTAAG ATCCTGTTCAGGCGAGTCGACGCTCCATACGAACCCGTGGACCCGGATCCTCAGTTCAGGAGGCGGGTCTTCAGGGACGATTCTAGAACTTCGCCAGATAAACTtg GACCCAAAGAAAGGGACACga GAGATATCGAGCTGGAGGCGCTCAGAGCGCGGCTGGCGGAAACGGAACGCGCCATGCAAAGGATAGTCAGCCAGCTGGCGCAGCGGGACGCG cagGATGCGCAGGATAACAATGCTCGTCCGTACACCAACGGAACAGTTCTACACAATCATGGACCGGTCCATATTGTAGCCAGCGAATACAGAGAATCCAAAGATAAGTCTCCCGAGCCAAAAGAGAAATCCCCACAACCCAAAGAGAAAGAACCAGAGACTAAAGAACCCTCTAAAGAGCCAAGCCCAGAAACCAAAGAATTTACTCCGGAACCCAGGGAGCCTGAACCGACTTCTGAACCGGAAAGTAAAGAACCTACTCCCAGACCTGTTATTCTACAGTCTGAAGATGTTAAAACAAAAGACGAAAGTCCCATACGAAATACTCAAGATAATTCAGAGGAATCAGGTTCAGAACCAGAATTGGAGCCAATTGATGTAGAGGAATCTAAAAACGATGCGAAAGCTGAAACAGAAGAATTCTTGAATGAAACGAAGGACAGTTTGGTCAAAGAGCAACAATCGACTTCAGATCTTTTAGAAGAAGCTCTTAAAGAAGATAAATATGAAGCCTTAGAAGATGAAGAGGATGAGGAAGATGGAATAGAAGTACCTGAAAAATCGAGCGTAAAG GTGGTAGGGATGGAGACGAGCGCGGGTGTGGCGGGGACGGCGGGAGGCGCCTGGCGCCGCGTGGCGCCGCCGGAGCCCGCGCCGCGCCCCGCG CACGAAGCCGAGGAGGTGAAGTCCATATTCCTGGAGACGGAGATCCCGCAGCAGTCGCGGGTGCTGGTGGCGGACTTCGCCGAGGACCGCGAGGCCCGCCCCAAGCCCACCAAGCGTTCTCCT ATGTTGGTGAGCGGGAAAATGACATTATCACTGATACAGGACGCGCCGAGAGACACGCCGGACAGAGACCCAG AATCAACGTTGGATGATTTTACTACGGCCAGTGCGCTCACGCAGGCCGCCGAG AAAGAGGAAGATCTATCAGACGAGGAGATCGAAGAAGAGATAGAGATAGAGGAAATCGAGGAAGAAGTTGAGGAAGAGGAGGAAGAGCCGCAGAAATTGGAGAAGGAACCCACACAGGGGTAG